The following DNA comes from Babylonia areolata isolate BAREFJ2019XMU chromosome 31, ASM4173473v1, whole genome shotgun sequence.
tccacccccaacatcaACGGCACAGATTGCTCCTTTTCCGACGTCTTCCTGGACTCGGTGGTCCCCCTTGCCTTCAGCTCCTTCCAGTTCCTGCTCTTCTCGCTAGGGgcgctggtgctggtggtgctctACTCGCTGATTGGTCGCAAGGTGTGGTCGCACGCGCACTTCCGGAGGAAGGGCTTCAACAGGAGGATGTCGTTCTTCTTCGCCGGCTCCGAGTGCTCCTCGCCTACCACCGATGACGTTGTCTTCGCCTTCCCCGTCGGCAAGAagaccgccgccgccgccgccgccaccgccgTTACACCCGCCCCCGaggacaacagcaacaccagtgaaggcaacaacgaaaacaacgacaacgaaaacaacaatcaTCTGGGCAAGGAGGGGGTAGAGGCGGAAGAGGTCCCTGCGGACGTGTCCCCCCGTGACGTGGTGGTGAAGGCCGTCGGCTACCCGGCCTCTGCTGACGTCACAATGGACGACGAGGCAGGCGGGCAGCTGGAGAACACGTGCCCCACGGAGCAACCCCTCAACTCCGACACGCCCACACATGATGAGGGACAACCGGCACCGGCTGGGGACGGGCAGATAGACTCCATGGAAAAGCAGGTGTCTGTGGAAAGACAGGTATCTATCGACCGACAGGTGTCTGTGGAAAGACAGGTATCTATCGACCAACAGGTGTATATAGAAAGACAGGTATCTATCGACCGACAGGTGTCTAAGGAAAAGCAGGTGTCTATGGACCGACAGGTGTCAGTGGACCCTCCGGCCAGCCCCGCGGAGAGCTTCCCTCAGGGCATGGACACTTTCCGGAGACCCCGCCCGCCAGCCCGGGCCGCCTCCAGAGAGAGGGTCAAGTCCGGCGACTCCTCCATGCTCCGGGGCCGCTACCGCCGCCGCTCCACGCAGCACACCCAGTCCGACATGCGCCGCTTCCTGCACCGGTCCGAGTCGGTGAACGCAGGAACGCGCCGTACCACCCTCATGCTGTTTCTCATCACGTTGGTCTACCTGCTTAGCTTCCTGCCCTACCTGATCCTCATGATCGTCAAGGTCATGGACGAGGAGTCGCTGAgcgggcggggcggggggtgggagctGGCGCACAACATCCTGCTCAGGTCCTACTTCATCAACAGCATGGCCAACCCCATCATCTACAGCTTTTGCTCCAGGACCTTCCGCAAGGAGTGCTCCAAGGTGCTGCACTGCAACTGCTGCAGGTCCCCCGTGTTCGTCTACTGAGGCTGCAAGTCTTCCGTATTCTTCTTATAGAGGCTGCTGAGTCCATCACGTTCGTCTGTTGAGGCTGCAAGTTATCATTTTGTTCATTCAGGCTGCAAgtccccgcactcagctctttcaagtctggccttaaaacccacctcttcacaagatagcctccctcccttacctcttccctgtcttcagtttcttcagttttagagttatgcatgcgtgtgaatgactggtgtgaaagcgctcagatttgtctctgcacaagattcagcaataaataccattattattattattattattattagtagtagtagtagtagtagtagtagtaagtctTTCGTATTCTTCTACAGAGGCTGCTAAGTCCCCCATGTTCGTCTATTGAGGCTGATAATCAATAACTAAGTGGTTTCAGTTGCCCTGTTTAGTGTTAGGAATGGACCGGTTTTAAGATGTTTTATCAGTGTTTGTAATGGACCGGTTTTAAGATGTTTTATCAGTGTTTGTAATGGACTGGTTTTAAGATGTTTTACCAGCGTTAAGAATAGACTGGTTTCAGGATGTTTTACCAGTGTTAATAATAGACTGGTTTCAATGTTTTACCAGTGTTTAGAATGGACTGGTTTCAAGATGTTTTACCAGTGTTAAGAATGGACTGGTTTTAAGATGTTTTATCAGTGTTATGAATGGACTGGTTTCAAGATGCTTTACAAGTACTAAGAATGGACTGGTTTCAAGATGTTTTAACAGTACTAAGAATGGACTGGTTTCAAGATGTTTTACAAGTGTAAAGAATGGACTGGTTTCAAGATGTTTTAACAGTACTAAGAATGGACTGGTTTCAAGATGTTTTACCAATGTTTTTTAATCTGTCGTGTGTCCGACATGCTCTCAGTTCTGGAGTGGACTTTACAGCCGGCTTGGTCACAAacatgaa
Coding sequences within:
- the LOC143276225 gene encoding uncharacterized protein LOC143276225 codes for the protein MNVSGEPPTSPPPSLVSLIISTPTASYMTSSRPTLDDASSTPQADMTSYLTRVTENDMGYVNVTSVAPPDVSAVDVELFLRQKNEEFAMLVLPAIVCLGVLFVVGVTGNSMVLYVYNRKFQKGTIRWFVQALAIFDLLSCLVAIPGEIIDMCINYTFGSSPMCKVLRTVSTFCTVASGVTLMVVAVERYKRICTPLRKQITPKGAQMIILVCTVAASICAAPACIIYGAQTTPTSTPNINGTDCSFSDVFLDSVVPLAFSSFQFLLFSLGALVLVVLYSLIGRKVWSHAHFRRKGFNRRMSFFFAGSECSSPTTDDVVFAFPVGKKTAAAAAATAVTPAPEDNSNTSEGNNENNDNENNNHLGKEGVEAEEVPADVSPRDVVVKAVGYPASADVTMDDEAGGQLENTCPTEQPLNSDTPTHDEGQPAPAGDGQIDSMEKQVSVERQVSIDRQVSVERQVSIDQQVYIERQVSIDRQVSKEKQVSMDRQVSVDPPASPAESFPQGMDTFRRPRPPARAASRERVKSGDSSMLRGRYRRRSTQHTQSDMRRFLHRSESVNAGTRRTTLMLFLITLVYLLSFLPYLILMIVKVMDEESLSGRGGGWELAHNILLRSYFINSMANPIIYSFCSRTFRKECSKVLHCNCCRSPVFVY